A genomic window from Halobellus ruber includes:
- a CDS encoding ATP-NAD kinase family protein: protein MRIGFVVNPIAGMGGRVGLKGTDGKVAEARRRGAEPRAPDRARRALEAVAGRDEAGQHDIELLTWDGAMGADAARAAGFEPTVLGSPDGDDTSVADTERAVAAFVDAGVDLVMFVGGDGTAGDVAAAVEGTGTPILGVPAGVKVYSSVFAVSPEDAAVILRTFERTERREVMDIDEDEYREGEVNPELRAVAHVPVAEELQSSKQLGGGNVEALAAGVAADIRASGKTVVLGPGSTVGTIKAELGFEGSPIGVDVWRDGEVIVLDATEADLLEVLDPDADNVIVVSPIGGQGFVFGRGNPQLSPAVIRRCDVEVVASPSKLDTIGELRVDTDDPDLDAELRGWTKVRTGRVERRMLKIV, encoded by the coding sequence CAAGGGCACCGACGGGAAGGTCGCGGAGGCGCGACGCCGGGGTGCCGAACCCCGCGCGCCGGACCGCGCGCGCCGGGCGCTGGAGGCGGTGGCCGGCCGCGATGAGGCGGGACAGCACGACATCGAACTCCTCACCTGGGACGGGGCAATGGGTGCCGACGCCGCCCGCGCGGCCGGCTTCGAGCCGACGGTGCTGGGGTCGCCGGACGGCGACGACACGAGCGTCGCGGACACCGAGCGCGCCGTGGCGGCGTTCGTCGACGCCGGCGTCGACCTCGTGATGTTCGTCGGCGGCGACGGCACCGCCGGGGACGTCGCGGCCGCAGTCGAGGGTACCGGGACGCCGATCCTGGGCGTCCCCGCCGGGGTGAAGGTGTACTCCTCGGTGTTCGCAGTCTCCCCCGAGGACGCGGCCGTGATCCTCCGGACCTTCGAGCGGACCGAACGCCGCGAAGTGATGGACATCGACGAGGACGAGTATCGGGAGGGTGAGGTGAACCCCGAACTCCGGGCTGTCGCCCACGTTCCCGTCGCGGAGGAACTCCAGTCCTCGAAACAGCTCGGCGGCGGCAACGTCGAGGCGCTGGCCGCGGGGGTCGCAGCCGACATCCGGGCGAGCGGCAAGACGGTGGTGCTCGGGCCGGGGAGCACCGTCGGCACGATCAAGGCGGAACTGGGGTTCGAGGGGTCGCCGATCGGCGTCGACGTCTGGCGCGACGGCGAGGTCATCGTGCTCGACGCGACCGAGGCCGACCTCCTCGAAGTTCTGGATCCGGACGCCGACAACGTCATCGTGGTCTCTCCGATCGGCGGTCAGGGGTTCGTGTTCGGCCGGGGGAACCCACAGTTGTCGCCGGCGGTGATCCGGCGGTGTGACGTCGAGGTCGTCGCCTCACCCTCGAAGCTCGACACCATCGGCGAACTCCGCGTCGACACCGACGATCCCGACCTCGACGCGGAACTCCGCGGGTGGACGAAGGTCCGGACCGGCAGGGTGGAGCGCCGGATGCTGAAGATCGTCTGA